The window TGCGCCAGCGCTTTGCCGTGTTCGTGCCGAGCGGGTTCGCGACACGGCGGGTTCCCGGGCGACGCGACCACGGGGTGTGCGAGTCGTGGCAAAATTCTTGCCACGACGACCGCACGAAAGGAATCAACCGATGGCCATGCCCGCCCGGCGCGTCCGACGGCGAGTCACCCTCACCGACATCGCCGACGCGTGCGGTGTCGCGCCGTCGACGGTGTCGCGCGCCCTGTCGAATCCGAATCGCGTGAGCCCCCAGATGTACGAGCGCGTCGTCCGCAAGGCGCGCGAACTCGGCTACGCGAGCGCGATGATCCCCGCGTCGAGGACCCGGACGACCCGCGGGACGATCGCGCTCGTCGTCCCCAACCTCACGAATCCGTTCAATCTCGACCTGATCCGCGGCTGTCAAGCACGCGCCCAGGCGGGCGGTTTCCTGCTGCTGCTCGTGACGAGCGACGACTCCGAGGAGGTCGAGGGCGAGCTGCTGTCAGAGCTGTCGGACGCGGTGGACGGCATCGTCGTGGCCTCACCGCGGGCCCCGGACGCCGTCCTCGAGCGCGTTGCGGACCGTGTTCCGCTCGTCGCGCTCAATCGCGAGGCGGGTGCGCTCTCCGGCGTCGTGATCGACACGCCCGTCGGGCTCGTGAGCGCACTCGACTATCTCGTGAGTCTCGGCCACACGCACATCGCCTACGTGCGCGGTCCGGGCTCGTCCTGGCTGGATCGGGTGCGCTTCGGTGCGCTCAAGGAGGCCGCGGATCGGGCCGCCGTGTGCCTCCTGCCGGTCGGCGCGTTCCGGCCGACGCTCGCGGCGGGCGCGGCGGCGGCCGACGCCGTCGCGCTCGCAGACGTCACCGCCGCGATCTTCTTCAACGACGCGCTCGCGATCGGCGCGCTCATGCGCTTCGCAGCGAGGGGCGTCGCGGTCCCGGACGATCTCAGCGTCATCGGCTGCGACGACATCTTCGGGGCGTCGTTCACCTCGCCACCGCTCACGACCGTGAGCGCCTCGGGCGAGCAGGCCGGGCGCGCGACGATGGACCTGCTGCTCGGACGTTTCACCACGAAGGACCGCAGTCGCCGCATGGACCACCTACCGAGCCAGCTCACCGTCCGCGAGTCGACCGGCAGGGTACCCCCGTCCCGCTGAGCGCGGGGCCGTTCACGCCCGGGGTGAGCACCTCAGTACCACGTCGAAAGCCACGGTGTCCGTGCCGGTCGGAACAGGCGGTCCGCGACGGCCGCGTCGCCCGCTGCGCGCGGCGTGATCCGGCCGGCCCGAACGAGCGTCTCGGCGGTCACCGTGCCGAGCACGAGCGAGCCCAGTTCGGCCACGTCGAGTTCGAGCACGGGCGTCGCGTGCGGCACGGCGTCGAGGCGCGTGACGACCCCGGTGCCTGCCTCGTCGGCGACGAGCAACCAGGTGCCGGCGGCGAACCCGAGCGAATCCGCGACATCGAGGACGATGCGGCCGGACGCCGCGTAGTCCCGTCCGCCGAGCACGGCGGGGACATCGAGGACGCGGAGCCACTCGTGATCGATGACCCGCTCGGTGACCGCGCGGAAGTCCCCGATCATCCAGCGCAGCGGCTCGCCGGGCGCACGCACCTCCACCGAGACACTCTCGACGAGATCGAGCTCGAGGAAGTAGCGCCAGAGGGCCGCGTACGCCTCGTCGTCGACCGTGACGAGCGCCTCGATCTCGACGGTGTGCTTCGTGAAGTCGTGTTCGTTCGCGCGGAGCCGATAGACCGCGACGCCCGTCACCTCAGCGTCGGCGGAGGCGTAGCGGACGCTCCGGATCGGTGCCGTCTTGGCTGGGTCCCCGACCGCGCCCGTCATGCGGGCCCAGAGCGCCGGGTAGGCGTTCGTGTCGCCCGGTACCTGCAGCCGGGCACGGTCGTGGAGCGTCGCGAGCAGCGCCGCGGCGTCCTGTGGCGTGACGTGATCGATGCGCCCCGGCGCGACGGGTCCCCGCCACGTCGCACGCGCGGTCTCGACCTGGTACGTCGCACCGAGCGTCGCCGGGCCGAATCCGAATCGGCCGTAGATCGTCGACTCCGAGACCGTGAGCATCGCGGCCGCGAGGCCCGCCGCGGCGGCCGTGCGGAGTTCGCCCTCGAGCAGGTTGCGTGCGATACCGCGGCGACGGTGGGTGGGCGATACACTCACCTCGGAGACGGCCCACGACTCGATCGTCCGGCCGGGCGAGAGCGTGATCTCGCCGATCCACGACGCGACGGTCGCGACGGGATCGATCGGGACGGGGGCCGTGTCGTCCCAGACCCCGGTGATGCGCCGTTCCGCGAGCGCCTCACGCGTTCTCGCGAGCGCGGCCGCGTCGTCCCGCTCGCCGTGGAATCCACGCGAGACCGCCTGCAACCAGGCGTCGAACGTCGTCTCGTCGGCGACGTCGACGAGCCCGTATCGGAGCCCGGTATCGGCGAGACGTGTGGCCGACCGTTCGTCGATCGGAATGGTCTTCGAGCGTTCGCTGCGATCCATTCCGCCAGCATACGGCCCGTCGACGACGCCACGGAGCGAGCTGCGCCGTGCGCCACCCGCCCCGTGGGACCGCGCGAGACGTCAGCGCGTCCCGGTGTCGGCTCCCCCGGTCGTGAGCGCGGCCGGCTCCTCCGCGGGCCCGTGGTCGTCGCCCGCGAACGTCGATTCGTCGAACGGCAGCTCGCCGCCGAGGACGGCCTTCGCGCGCTCGGCGTCGAACTGCTTCGTCCACGTCCCGATGAGGATGGTGGCGATCGCATTGCCCGAGAAGTTCGTGATGGCGCGCCCCTCCGACATGAACCGGTCGATTCCCACGATGACGCCGACACCGTTCACGAGGTCCGGTCGGTACGCCTGCAGACCCGCCGCGAGTGTCGCGAGGCCGGCGCCGGTCACACCCGCCGCGCCCTTCGAGGCGATGATCATGAAGACGAGCAGGCCGATCTGCTCACCGATCGACATGGGCTGCCCCATGCCCGTCGCGATGAACAGCGACGCCATCGTGAGGTAGATCGCGGTGCCGTCGAGGTTGAACGAGTAGCCGGTCGGGACCGTGATGCCCACGACGGGCTTCGAGACGCCGAGGTGCTCCATCTTCGCGATGAGTCGCGGCAGCGCCGACTCGGAGGAGGACGTGCCGACGATGAGCAGGTACTCGCGTCCGAGGTACTTGATGAGGCTGAACACGTTGATGCGTGTCACGGCGTACAGGAGCGTTCCCAGCAGGACGACCACGAACAGGAAGCACGTGATGTAGAAGGCGATCATGAGCAGACCGAGCCCCCAGATCGCCGCCACGCCGGTCTTGCCGACGACGGCTGCGATCGCGCCGAACGCGCCGATGGGTGCGAGCCAGAGGATCATGCCGAGGACACGGAACACGAGGGTCTGCAGGTGACGGATCCCCGTCATGATCGGCTTGCCCTTGTCGCCGAGCCCCTGCAGCGCGAAGCCGACGAGGAGCGCGATGAAGAGCACCTGGAGGACGCTCTCGCCCGTGAACGCCGAGAAGAACGTGTCGGGGATGATGCCGAGCACGAAGTCGGTCGTGTGCGACGCCTCACCCTCGACCTCGTAGCTCGAGCCCGACATGTTCAGGCCCTCGCCGGGGTGGATGATGTTGCCGACGACGAGGCCGATGCCGAGCGCGAACGTCGACATGAGCATGAAGTATCCGAGCGCGAGTCCGCCGATCTTGCCGACCGTCGCGGCCTTCGCGATCGAGCCGACGCCGATCACGATCGTGCAGAAGATGATCGGGGCGATCATCATCTTGATGAGGGCGACGAATCCCTTTCCGAGCGGTTCGAGTCCCTGCGCGAACTCGGGTGCCGCGAGTCCCACCACGATGCCGAGCAGCACCGCGATGATCACCGACACGTAGAGCCACGTGTGCTTGTCCCAGCCGCGGATCCCCCGCTTGCGTTCGTCGTGTGTCGCGGGGGTCGTTCCCCTGCCGTTCGAAAGAGCCATCGTCGCCTCCGTGGTCGAAACATCGTTGTCCGGTCGATCGGCCCGGCCGATCGTTCCCCTCCACCTTGCGCGCCCGACGTCGCGGCGCGACGCTTGTGGTCCTATTGGTCTCGGTACGATGGAGTCCGACGGCGCCGATGCCGACACGCCCGGAACCGCGCCGGATGCCGATCGGTGTGGCGCCGGGGAGGAGCGATGGACCGACGGGGCCGTGCGAGCGCCGCGTCACGCGCGTTCGCCGCCGTGACGGCGTCGGTGCTCGTGGTCGGCGTCCTCGTCGGCGCACTTCTCGTCGTCGATGCGCAACGAACGGCCCATCACGAGGCCGAGACGGTCTCGCGCGCGGTCGCGGAGTCGATCGTCGCGATGCCGCTCGTCGCGGAGGCGCTCATGGCACCCGGTGCGACCGAGCGGCTGCAACCCATCACCGACGACATCCTCGCGGACGCGTCGGTCGACTTCATCACGATCATGACGCCGGACGGGATCCGCGTCACGCACCCCGACGTGACCCGCATCGGGTTGCGCTATCTCGGCACCGTCCCCGACGCACCGGTCCCGCTCACGGAGGAGTACACGGGGACGCTCGGGGCGTCCGTGCGGACGATCGTCCCCGTCGTGTCCGACGGGGCGCTCGTGGGGTGGGTTGCCGCGGGCGTCACGCTCGGGAGCATCACGACCGACCTCGCGCTGCCGAGATTCCCGTTC is drawn from Pseudoclavibacter chungangensis and contains these coding sequences:
- a CDS encoding LacI family DNA-binding transcriptional regulator, with product MAMPARRVRRRVTLTDIADACGVAPSTVSRALSNPNRVSPQMYERVVRKARELGYASAMIPASRTRTTRGTIALVVPNLTNPFNLDLIRGCQARAQAGGFLLLLVTSDDSEEVEGELLSELSDAVDGIVVASPRAPDAVLERVADRVPLVALNREAGALSGVVIDTPVGLVSALDYLVSLGHTHIAYVRGPGSSWLDRVRFGALKEAADRAAVCLLPVGAFRPTLAAGAAAADAVALADVTAAIFFNDALAIGALMRFAARGVAVPDDLSVIGCDDIFGASFTSPPLTTVSASGEQAGRATMDLLLGRFTTKDRSRRMDHLPSQLTVRESTGRVPPSR
- a CDS encoding GNAT family N-acetyltransferase, with translation MDRSERSKTIPIDERSATRLADTGLRYGLVDVADETTFDAWLQAVSRGFHGERDDAAALARTREALAERRITGVWDDTAPVPIDPVATVASWIGEITLSPGRTIESWAVSEVSVSPTHRRRGIARNLLEGELRTAAAAGLAAAMLTVSESTIYGRFGFGPATLGATYQVETARATWRGPVAPGRIDHVTPQDAAALLATLHDRARLQVPGDTNAYPALWARMTGAVGDPAKTAPIRSVRYASADAEVTGVAVYRLRANEHDFTKHTVEIEALVTVDDEAYAALWRYFLELDLVESVSVEVRAPGEPLRWMIGDFRAVTERVIDHEWLRVLDVPAVLGGRDYAASGRIVLDVADSLGFAAGTWLLVADEAGTGVVTRLDAVPHATPVLELDVAELGSLVLGTVTAETLVRAGRITPRAAGDAAVADRLFRPARTPWLSTWY
- a CDS encoding cation:dicarboxylate symporter family transporter, giving the protein MALSNGRGTTPATHDERKRGIRGWDKHTWLYVSVIIAVLLGIVVGLAAPEFAQGLEPLGKGFVALIKMMIAPIIFCTIVIGVGSIAKAATVGKIGGLALGYFMLMSTFALGIGLVVGNIIHPGEGLNMSGSSYEVEGEASHTTDFVLGIIPDTFFSAFTGESVLQVLFIALLVGFALQGLGDKGKPIMTGIRHLQTLVFRVLGMILWLAPIGAFGAIAAVVGKTGVAAIWGLGLLMIAFYITCFLFVVVLLGTLLYAVTRINVFSLIKYLGREYLLIVGTSSSESALPRLIAKMEHLGVSKPVVGITVPTGYSFNLDGTAIYLTMASLFIATGMGQPMSIGEQIGLLVFMIIASKGAAGVTGAGLATLAAGLQAYRPDLVNGVGVIVGIDRFMSEGRAITNFSGNAIATILIGTWTKQFDAERAKAVLGGELPFDESTFAGDDHGPAEEPAALTTGGADTGTR